The following coding sequences are from one Pyxidicoccus xibeiensis window:
- the rdgC gene encoding recombination-associated protein RdgC — protein MPVLRGAVTFSRFRVEPAKEAPSDIKRWLSRGLKAHAFEPIDRKSEEERAAGFVELENADASEFSAGRLFYGEYALFAFRIDTIKVPAAQMKAELTKWAAAFEKENDRPPSRGEKTQFKGEIRQMLRNRATPRTNVLDVSWNLKTQQMQIWAASRKVVDEIMVALESALSVKFIGMTPADQARTEGIDEAALGPTAELIGMDLPASAGEEVSHGRA, from the coding sequence ATGCCTGTCCTTCGTGGTGCCGTCACCTTCTCGCGCTTCCGGGTCGAACCGGCGAAGGAAGCGCCCTCCGATATCAAGCGCTGGCTGTCGCGCGGCCTCAAGGCGCACGCGTTCGAGCCCATCGACCGGAAGTCCGAGGAAGAGCGCGCCGCCGGCTTCGTGGAGCTGGAGAACGCGGACGCCAGCGAGTTCTCCGCCGGCCGCCTCTTCTATGGTGAGTACGCGCTGTTCGCCTTCCGCATCGACACCATCAAGGTGCCCGCCGCGCAGATGAAGGCGGAGCTGACCAAGTGGGCCGCCGCCTTCGAGAAGGAGAACGACCGTCCTCCCAGCCGCGGCGAGAAGACCCAGTTCAAGGGCGAAATCCGCCAGATGCTCCGCAACCGCGCCACGCCCCGCACCAACGTGCTGGACGTGAGCTGGAACCTGAAGACGCAGCAGATGCAGATCTGGGCCGCGTCGCGGAAGGTGGTGGACGAAATCATGGTGGCGCTGGAGAGCGCGCTGAGCGTGAAGTTCATCGGCATGACGCCGGCGGACCAGGCGCGCACCGAGGGCATCGACGAGGCCGCCCTGGGGCCCACCGCGGAGCTGATTGGCATGGACCTGCCGGCGTCGGCGGGCGAGGAGGTGTCCCATGGCAGGGCGTGA
- a CDS encoding GNAT family N-acetyltransferase, whose amino-acid sequence MSPPLSIREADPRDWPRIYPFFSSIVAAGETYAFPEGLSLEEALPWWMERPPGLTVVAVDADGTMLGSAKMGPNRPGRGSHVATASFLVDPAHQGRGVGRKLGEYMVGWARREGYHGIQFNAVVETNTVAVRLWQSLGFHIIGTVPEAFDHPKHGRVGLHVMFQRL is encoded by the coding sequence GCCCCGCATCTACCCCTTCTTCTCCTCCATCGTCGCGGCGGGGGAGACGTATGCCTTTCCGGAGGGCCTCTCGCTGGAGGAGGCCCTCCCGTGGTGGATGGAGCGCCCGCCCGGACTGACGGTGGTCGCCGTGGACGCCGACGGCACGATGCTCGGCTCCGCGAAGATGGGCCCGAACCGGCCCGGCCGGGGCTCTCACGTGGCCACGGCGAGCTTCCTGGTCGACCCGGCCCACCAGGGGCGCGGGGTGGGACGGAAGCTGGGCGAGTACATGGTCGGCTGGGCGCGGCGGGAGGGCTACCACGGCATCCAGTTCAACGCCGTCGTGGAGACCAACACGGTGGCGGTGCGGCTGTGGCAGTCGCTCGGCTTCCACATCATTGGAACCGTGCCCGAAGCCTTCGACCACCCGAAGCACGGCCGGGTCGGGCTGCATGTCATGTTCCAGCGCCTCTGA